One Dictyoglomus thermophilum H-6-12 DNA window includes the following coding sequences:
- a CDS encoding macro domain-containing protein has translation MDVLYEREINGVKLKVVKGDITQEEVEAIVNAANSYLKHGGGVAGAIVRAGGEVIQKESDEYVEKYGPLPVGSATITSAGKLKAKYVIHTVGPRWGEGDEEKKLEKAIESVLTLAKEKNIKSLSIPAVSCGIFGFPPQLGTKIIVNKVVEFLKDNPGVFEEIHFIGIGDEIPTLFVDALKSI, from the coding sequence ATGGATGTTTTATATGAAAGAGAAATTAATGGTGTAAAGTTAAAGGTGGTTAAGGGTGATATTACTCAAGAAGAGGTTGAGGCTATAGTAAATGCGGCAAACTCTTATTTGAAACATGGGGGAGGAGTAGCAGGGGCTATTGTAAGAGCTGGTGGAGAGGTAATACAAAAAGAAAGCGATGAATATGTAGAAAAGTATGGTCCATTGCCTGTTGGTTCCGCTACTATCACTTCCGCAGGAAAACTTAAGGCTAAATATGTAATTCATACTGTGGGTCCAAGATGGGGAGAGGGAGACGAGGAGAAAAAGTTAGAAAAGGCTATTGAGAGTGTTCTCACTTTAGCAAAAGAAAAAAATATTAAGAGCTTGAGTATACCAGCAGTAAGTTGTGGGATTTTTGGTTTTCCGCCTCAGTTAGGGACTAAAATAATTGTTAATAAAGTAGTAGAATTTTTAAAAGATAATCCTGGAGTTTTTGAGGAAATACATTTTATTGGAATAGGTGACGAGATACCTACATTATTTGTAGATGCCTTAAAATCCATATAA